A window of Variovorax paradoxus EPS genomic DNA:
GTTCCGCGTCGACCTGGCGCTTCGGCCCAACGGCAACTCGGGGCCGAGCGTGGTCTCGCTCGATGCGCTCGAAGAGTATTTCCAGGTGCAGGGCCGCGAGTGGGAGCGCTTCGCGTGGCTGAAGAGCCGCGTGGTGGCGCCGCGCCACGTGGTGCTCGACGGCAACGCGCAGGGCCTGCGCGGTGCGGTGCTGCCCTTCGTGTTCCGCCGTTATCTCGACTACAGCGTGTTCGATTCGCTGCGCACGCTGCACCGGCAGATTCGCGAGCAGTCGGCACGCCGCAGCGCCGGCCGGCCCGAGCGTGCGAACGACGTCAAGCTCTCGCGCGGCGGCATCCGCGAGATCGAATTCACCGTGCAGCTCCTGCAGGTGGTGCGCGGCGGGCAGTTCCCCGAATTGCGCACGCGGCCCACGCTCGACGCGCTGCAGCGCCTCGCACGCGCCAACCTCATGCCGCAGGAAACCGCCGATGCGCTGGCCCTCGCCTACGAGTTCCTGCGCCGCGTGGAGCATCGCATCCAGTACCTGGACGACCAGCAGACCCATGTGCTGCCGGTGGCCGACGACGACCTGCGCTGGATCGCACAGTCGATGGGTTACGCCGACTGCTGCCCCTTTCTCGCGCAGCTCGACACCCACCGCGAGTTCGTCGCGCAGGAGTTCGACAAGCTGCTCGGCGGCGAGAAGCCATGCAGCGGCAAGTGCAACGGCAAGAAGGCCTCGGCCCCCACCGATCTGGCCGACCTGCTCGAAGACCTGCCCCCCGTTTTTGCCGAGCGCATCCGCGACTGGTGCGAAACGCCGCGCGTGCTCGCGCTGCGCGAAGAAACCCGCGGCCGGCTGCGCCAGCTGGTGCAGCGCACCGGCCAGTGGCTGAAGGAACCCGATGGCGATGGCCCCGGCCAGACGCCGCGCCACGTCGATGCCGCGATGCGCTGGGCCGACTGGATCGAACCGCTGATGCGCCGCGAGAGCTACCTCGCATTGCTGGTCGAACGGCCCGCCGTGCAAGAACGCCTGCTGCGCCTCTTGGGCGCCGCGAAATGGCCCGCGCGCTACCTGATGCAGCACCCCGGCGTGATCGACGAGCTCGCGAGCGACGAAATGCTGTCCGGCCGTTTCGTGGCCGACGAATTCGAGCGCGAGCTGGAGGCACGCCACGCCTCGCTCACCCGCACCGGCGAGGCCGACGAAGAGCGCCTCTTGAACCTGCTGCGCCATGCCCATCACGCCGAGGTGTTCCGCGCCCTGGCGCGCGACGTCGATGGCCGCATCACCGTCGAGCAGGTGGCCGACGACCTGAGCGCGCTGGCCGACACCACGCTGCGCGTGACCGCCCGCTGGTGCTGGCCCCATGTGCGGAACCGCCATCGCGAGGTGGCGCAGTTCGCCATCATTGGCTACGGCAAGCTGGGCGGCAAGGAGCTGGGCTACGGCAGCGACCTGGACATCGTGTTCGTCTACGACGATGACGACGAGCGCGCCGGCGAGGTCTATGCGGCCTACGTGCGCAAGCTCATCAACTGGCTCACGGTGAAGACGCGCGAGGGCGACCTGTTCGAGATCGACACCGCGCTGCGGCCCAACGGCAACTCGGGCCTCCTCACCACCAGCTTCGAGGCCTACGAGAAGTACCAACTCCGACGCGGCAGCAACACCGCATGGACCTGGGAGCACCAGGCCATGACGCGCGCGCGCTTCGTGCTCGGCAGCGCGGACCACGGCGCCGAGCTGGGCGCGCGTTTCGACCAGGTGCGCGAGGCCGTGCTGGTGTCGCCGCGCGACCGCGAGGCGCTCAAGGCCGAGATCATCGCGATGCGCGACAAGCTGCGCGGCGCCCGGCCGGTGAAGGCCGACCGCTTCGACGTGAAGCACAGCCCCGGCGGCATGGTCGATGCCGAGTTCGCGGTGCAGTTCCTGGTGCTGTCGTCGTCGGGCGAGCATCCGGAGCTGATTCCGAACGTGGGCAACATCGCGCTGCTGCTGCGCGCCGAACTGGCGGGGCTGCTGCCAGAAGGCATCGGGCGCAGTGCGGCACGGGCGTATCGCGAGCTGCGCCGCGTGCAGCATCGCGCGCGCCTGAACGAAGAGCCGACACAGGTCACTCCGCCTGCATTGGCCGCGGAACGCGACGCCATGCTGGCGCTCTGGAAGGCGGTATTTGGCTGACGGAGCCCGCGACCGCACGACCACCGCGCTGGCTGCGTGCGCGGTTGCCGTCGCCGTCTTCCTCGCCGGTTGCGCGAGCGGTCCGCGCAGCAGCAGCGGCGTAGCCAGCGGCCGCGACGGCCCGGGCACGAACATCCCCTCGGACCTGGACCGCGTGCCTGACGCCGAGCCGCGCATCGAACCCATCCGCAGCAGCGGCGGCACCAGCAAGCCCTACACGGTGCTGGGCCGCGGCTACCAACCGATCACCGACGACCGGCCGTTCCGGGAGTCGGGGCTGGCTTCCTGGTACGGCCGCAAGTTCCACGCCGCATCGACCTCCAGCGGCGAGCCCTACGACATGTACGCGATGACGGCCGCGCACAAGACGCTGCCGCTGCCCAGCTATGTGCGGGTGCGCAACCCGGCCAATGGGCGCGAGGTGATCGTGCGGGTGAATGACCGCGGGCCCTTCGTCGACGGACGCGTCATCGACCTGAGCTACACGGCTGCGCTCAAGCTCGACCTGCTGCGCGGCGTGGCGCCGGTGGAGATCGAGCGGATCACGAACGAGGACATCCGCACGGGCGCATGGCGGCGGGATTCGGGGACCGCGTATGCGGCAGCTTCGCCGGCCCCGCGCGCAACGGCCGCGTCGGTATCTGTGCCCTCAGCCTGGGTGGCGCCGGTGGCGATGATGAATGCGCCGGCGGCTTC
This region includes:
- the glnE gene encoding bifunctional [glutamate--ammonia ligase]-adenylyl-L-tyrosine phosphorylase/[glutamate--ammonia-ligase] adenylyltransferase gives rise to the protein MTASIQRGSTETDSSVNQLPASSTQTAQVAFSSYSRFVQRLRRRYAAELALLPPGEPRRESMTVAFEALRQRGDAVGDALRIVRQLVMERLVTLDCDQQAPLAVVTTAVTELAEFALDIACADACRELDAVHGAPLGPEGQRAQLWVIGMGKLGARELNVSSDIDLIYLYDLDGETKGDADGRGRLANQEYFSRAVKRIYALVGDTTEHGFVFRVDLALRPNGNSGPSVVSLDALEEYFQVQGREWERFAWLKSRVVAPRHVVLDGNAQGLRGAVLPFVFRRYLDYSVFDSLRTLHRQIREQSARRSAGRPERANDVKLSRGGIREIEFTVQLLQVVRGGQFPELRTRPTLDALQRLARANLMPQETADALALAYEFLRRVEHRIQYLDDQQTHVLPVADDDLRWIAQSMGYADCCPFLAQLDTHREFVAQEFDKLLGGEKPCSGKCNGKKASAPTDLADLLEDLPPVFAERIRDWCETPRVLALREETRGRLRQLVQRTGQWLKEPDGDGPGQTPRHVDAAMRWADWIEPLMRRESYLALLVERPAVQERLLRLLGAAKWPARYLMQHPGVIDELASDEMLSGRFVADEFERELEARHASLTRTGEADEERLLNLLRHAHHAEVFRALARDVDGRITVEQVADDLSALADTTLRVTARWCWPHVRNRHREVAQFAIIGYGKLGGKELGYGSDLDIVFVYDDDDERAGEVYAAYVRKLINWLTVKTREGDLFEIDTALRPNGNSGLLTTSFEAYEKYQLRRGSNTAWTWEHQAMTRARFVLGSADHGAELGARFDQVREAVLVSPRDREALKAEIIAMRDKLRGARPVKADRFDVKHSPGGMVDAEFAVQFLVLSSSGEHPELIPNVGNIALLLRAELAGLLPEGIGRSAARAYRELRRVQHRARLNEEPTQVTPPALAAERDAMLALWKAVFG
- a CDS encoding septal ring lytic transglycosylase RlpA family protein; amino-acid sequence: MADGARDRTTTALAACAVAVAVFLAGCASGPRSSSGVASGRDGPGTNIPSDLDRVPDAEPRIEPIRSSGGTSKPYTVLGRGYQPITDDRPFRESGLASWYGRKFHAASTSSGEPYDMYAMTAAHKTLPLPSYVRVRNPANGREVIVRVNDRGPFVDGRVIDLSYTAALKLDLLRGVAPVEIERITNEDIRTGAWRRDSGTAYAAASPAPRATAASVSVPSAWVAPVAMMNAPAASTMPVAPQTPVMAMAPLEQQQPVAQAAPQAVEADVPPPPRQPIVVTDLAPMAPLDVPARTPSAASAAAPSAAAATGFWVQLGAFRERDGAETLLSQAARGLPSLAPQLRVFSEAGTHRLQAGPFASRNAAGEAVTQLRESLRIAPMVVERR